One genomic region from Chloroherpetonaceae bacterium encodes:
- a CDS encoding glycosyltransferase yields MTNLLDNLSFRDWWLLLTSVTIGVFVFQSLVFLFGLFRLPKQVQLSQGALPFVSVVIAARNEEQNIGRTLQSLSKLDYPKTHYEIIVVDGASVDRTAEIVKEHALLNPVIRLIPVDLTRPLKGKANAIDQAIDVARGEIIMMTDADCEVEPTWISTAVKHFTEPIGLVCGVTLPKGYNFFSKIQAIDWAYILGTSSALASLGVPIGGIGNNFNFRKQTYQEIGGYRNIKFSVTEDFMLFQTIARSRWKIAFPALKEMHNVTEPMPTIEELYIQKKRWTLGALDASFGQSLYATLMFMVHALTLISVFILPASVWAPMMGIKILADAIIITPVMMRFEKLKYFIAYPAFQIYFYFYVLLVPFILLFSREVVWKGITYQVSTKT; encoded by the coding sequence ATGACAAATTTATTAGACAATCTTTCATTTCGTGATTGGTGGTTACTTCTTACTTCAGTTACGATCGGGGTATTTGTTTTTCAATCCCTCGTTTTTTTATTCGGTCTTTTTCGTTTACCGAAACAAGTTCAGCTATCGCAAGGGGCATTACCATTTGTTTCTGTGGTGATTGCCGCACGAAACGAAGAGCAAAATATTGGCCGAACCTTACAATCCCTTTCAAAATTAGATTATCCGAAAACCCACTATGAAATCATTGTTGTTGATGGAGCATCGGTTGACCGAACGGCAGAAATTGTAAAAGAACATGCCTTATTAAATCCGGTTATCAGATTGATTCCGGTCGATTTAACCAGACCCTTAAAGGGAAAAGCCAATGCGATTGACCAAGCGATTGATGTTGCTCGTGGAGAAATTATCATGATGACGGATGCCGATTGCGAGGTTGAACCGACTTGGATTTCAACTGCTGTTAAGCATTTTACAGAGCCGATTGGCCTTGTCTGCGGCGTGACATTGCCGAAGGGGTACAATTTCTTTTCTAAAATTCAGGCAATTGACTGGGCTTACATTCTTGGAACAAGTTCCGCTTTAGCATCTCTTGGTGTACCGATTGGCGGAATCGGAAACAACTTTAACTTCCGCAAGCAAACCTATCAAGAAATTGGCGGGTATCGAAATATTAAATTTAGTGTTACGGAAGATTTTATGCTTTTTCAAACCATTGCACGTTCACGGTGGAAAATCGCATTTCCGGCACTCAAAGAAATGCACAATGTGACAGAGCCGATGCCAACGATTGAGGAGTTATATATTCAAAAAAAGCGCTGGACACTTGGTGCTTTAGATGCAAGCTTTGGGCAATCCCTTTATGCAACGTTAATGTTTATGGTTCATGCATTAACCTTAATCTCTGTTTTTATACTGCCGGCTTCAGTTTGGGCGCCAATGATGGGCATTAAAATACTCGCAGATGCAATTATCATCACTCCCGTTATGATGCGATTTGAAAAATTGAAATACTTTATTGCATACCCAGCTTTTCAGATCTACTTTTATTTTTATGTTCTTCTTGTTCCTTTCATTCTCCTTTTTAGTAGAGAAGTGGTTTGGAAAGGAATTACCTATCAGGTTTCAACTAAAACATAA
- a CDS encoding WG repeat-containing protein: MSRFTRIFIIVLLGLNSLIFSSCSGGNNAQGPLFVISEKGKFGFMDSTGKIIIPCEYEDAREFADDLALVRVRGLYGYISSSGSVKIDFKYMSAWSFSEGFAQVQSGVKRKFLNTEGDDVFRNLYDNARSFKEGMAAVESNSKWGFINKDGLLLIKPNFDYVSSFYQGLAVAMKDGKFGFIDKSGNAALPFQYEDANDFSSDSLAAVKRGNSWGIIDRGGKMIFDPIYKNALGMTDGLAAVQFAPSFTDSSSLWGYIDPKANVIIEGQFEQVSLFSEGLAAVRKGNKWGYITPSGNFAISPQFDFAEPFRGGYAKVMDGGKLGYVRKDGSFLREPQR; this comes from the coding sequence ATGTCACGATTCACCCGAATTTTCATCATTGTTTTACTGGGATTGAATTCTCTTATTTTCAGTTCTTGTTCAGGTGGAAACAACGCACAAGGCCCGCTTTTTGTCATAAGTGAAAAGGGGAAATTCGGCTTTATGGATTCAACAGGAAAAATCATCATTCCTTGTGAATATGAGGACGCAAGAGAATTTGCAGATGATTTGGCATTGGTTCGAGTTCGAGGTCTTTATGGGTATATCTCTTCAAGCGGCTCTGTGAAAATCGATTTTAAATACATGTCAGCGTGGAGTTTTAGCGAGGGTTTCGCGCAGGTTCAATCGGGCGTTAAGCGTAAGTTCTTGAATACCGAAGGCGATGATGTGTTTCGAAATTTATATGACAATGCGCGAAGCTTTAAAGAAGGAATGGCTGCGGTGGAATCGAATTCGAAATGGGGATTTATTAATAAAGACGGGTTACTCTTAATTAAACCGAATTTTGATTATGTCTCTTCCTTTTATCAAGGTCTTGCGGTTGCAATGAAAGACGGAAAATTTGGGTTTATTGATAAATCAGGAAATGCTGCATTACCTTTTCAGTATGAGGATGCCAACGATTTCAGTTCCGATTCCTTAGCAGCGGTAAAGCGCGGAAATTCGTGGGGGATTATCGACCGCGGTGGTAAGATGATTTTCGACCCAATCTATAAAAATGCGTTAGGCATGACCGATGGTTTAGCGGCAGTTCAATTTGCTCCGTCATTTACCGATTCCTCTTCACTTTGGGGATATATCGATCCTAAAGCAAATGTTATCATCGAGGGACAATTTGAACAAGTCTCTCTATTTTCTGAAGGCTTAGCCGCGGTAAGAAAAGGAAATAAATGGGGTTATATTACACCGAGCGGCAACTTCGCGATTTCTCCTCAATTTGACTTTGCAGAACCATTTAGGGGGGGCTATGCAAAAGTGATGGATGGCGGAAAATTGGGATATGTCCGTAAAGATGGTTCATTTTTACGCGAGCCCCAGCGATGA
- a CDS encoding efflux RND transporter periplasmic adaptor subunit, with product MSKKKTWIIWGTVLLAIAVSVYFFIFSKPLPEAQAENPAMIKRNVKLERQRLKVEVTAMGTIQPIYKIDIKSKASGSVLSLRLQEGDRVKKGEIIATIEKTDALAAYNQAKADADVAKANLKQLETTLSRRKNLFEGKLISEEEMETATLEYERAKAQVVRTQASFEQAEIRLNDCVVRSPVEGIVLDKVVDEGQVIMGGLNAVSGGTTIVTIADMQKVYIIANIDEVDIGRVRIGQQAQIIADAFPNQRFVGRVLRIDPLAKVEQNVTRFPVVIEVPNPDYRLLAGMNATVTIVITDRENALVIPIEVLREAGEGRMGAAGGAASGGVPPTANGGGWERRGSREGGDTVKISDEEREKRRARMMAFRSKMEEFRSDSSLKNAGIVPQMRLASIKDTASGEFRPVPIIIGSSNAEFAEVLFGAKDGDEVQITTFSRALMEGRMFQERMRQSSGFGGAPSGGGGGRRNN from the coding sequence ATGTCAAAGAAAAAAACTTGGATTATTTGGGGAACCGTTTTGCTTGCCATTGCGGTATCCGTTTATTTCTTCATTTTTTCTAAACCGCTTCCAGAGGCACAAGCCGAGAATCCGGCGATGATTAAAAGAAATGTCAAACTTGAGCGCCAGAGGCTTAAGGTTGAGGTGACCGCAATGGGGACCATACAACCGATTTACAAGATTGACATCAAATCGAAAGCAAGCGGTTCTGTGCTTTCGCTTCGATTACAGGAGGGTGACCGCGTTAAGAAAGGCGAAATTATCGCTACAATTGAAAAAACTGATGCTTTAGCAGCTTATAACCAAGCCAAAGCCGATGCTGATGTTGCAAAAGCAAATCTCAAACAGTTAGAAACAACCCTTTCGCGCAGGAAAAATTTGTTTGAAGGTAAACTTATCAGCGAGGAAGAAATGGAAACTGCTACACTCGAGTATGAAAGGGCCAAGGCGCAAGTGGTTCGTACACAAGCCTCGTTTGAGCAAGCTGAAATCAGGCTAAATGATTGTGTGGTTCGCAGCCCGGTTGAAGGAATCGTGCTTGATAAAGTGGTTGATGAAGGGCAAGTTATTATGGGGGGGTTGAATGCAGTTTCGGGCGGCACGACCATTGTTACAATTGCCGATATGCAGAAGGTTTATATTATAGCAAATATCGATGAAGTCGATATTGGACGGGTAAGAATTGGACAGCAAGCGCAAATCATTGCTGATGCTTTCCCGAATCAACGATTTGTAGGCAGGGTATTAAGAATTGACCCTTTAGCAAAAGTTGAGCAAAATGTTACACGCTTTCCGGTGGTCATTGAAGTTCCCAACCCAGATTATCGGTTACTTGCAGGGATGAATGCCACCGTTACGATTGTTATTACCGATCGAGAAAATGCACTTGTAATTCCTATTGAAGTGCTTCGAGAAGCCGGCGAAGGGCGAATGGGCGCTGCTGGTGGAGCTGCCAGCGGCGGAGTTCCTCCTACTGCTAACGGAGGCGGATGGGAACGACGTGGCTCTCGTGAAGGAGGCGATACCGTCAAAATCAGTGATGAGGAACGCGAAAAACGTCGTGCGAGAATGATGGCCTTTCGATCTAAAATGGAAGAATTTCGATCGGATTCTTCACTTAAGAATGCAGGAATTGTACCTCAAATGCGCCTTGCTTCAATCAAAGACACGGCATCGGGGGAGTTTAGACCGGTACCGATTATTATTGGTTCTAGCAATGCTGAATTTGCAGAAGTTCTCTTTGGCGCGAAAGATGGAGACGAGGTTCAAATCACGACCTTTTCTCGAGCATTGATGGAAGGAAGAATGTTCCAAGAAAGAATGCGTCAATCTTCCGGCTTTGGCGGTGCACCATCTGGCGGTGGCGGCGGACGGCGTAACAATTAA
- a CDS encoding ABC transporter permease, translating to MNISESFSSAVSSLKVNVLRSVLTMLGIIIGVAAVITTVALGEGAQRSVKENLQKLGSNLLFIRPGNQRFGGVVISTSSGISLTEADAKEIRAKSKIVESLSPEARRGVQAKYGNKNWSTTAIGVYSEYETVRNATLGSGRYFDKNEYDAMATVCVVGPTIVQNLFAATDNPIGKKIRLNNIEFQIIGVLEEKGQSGFQNNDDQILIPLTTAQKRLIGATWVSGITLKITSENKMDEAVVEVEQILRRMHRLSEKQDNDFTIRNQSDIISAFSETSKIMSFLLAGSAIVSLIVGGIGIMNIMLVSVTERTREIGIRKAIGAKRLDILLQFLIESTLLSIFGGVIGVLLGIGVSELLNANSTFKTFVPIESVLISVAFSGLVGIFFGLYPARKAAASNTIEALRYE from the coding sequence ATGAATATTTCTGAAAGTTTTTCAAGCGCCGTTTCTTCGCTGAAAGTTAATGTACTTCGTTCGGTTCTGACGATGCTGGGAATCATTATAGGCGTTGCAGCGGTCATTACCACCGTTGCGCTCGGCGAAGGGGCACAGCGAAGCGTCAAAGAAAATCTGCAAAAACTCGGCTCAAATTTGCTCTTTATTCGACCGGGAAATCAACGGTTTGGTGGGGTTGTTATTTCAACATCAAGCGGTATTTCCTTAACCGAAGCAGATGCAAAAGAGATTCGGGCTAAGTCTAAAATCGTTGAATCGCTTTCACCGGAGGCGAGGCGAGGTGTTCAGGCGAAATATGGCAATAAAAATTGGAGTACAACCGCTATTGGGGTTTACTCTGAGTATGAAACAGTTCGCAATGCCACTTTAGGTTCCGGACGATATTTTGATAAAAATGAATATGATGCAATGGCGACTGTTTGCGTTGTAGGACCAACTATTGTTCAAAATCTTTTTGCTGCAACTGATAATCCCATCGGAAAAAAAATCCGATTAAACAACATTGAGTTTCAAATTATTGGGGTTTTAGAAGAAAAAGGTCAGAGCGGATTTCAAAACAATGACGACCAAATCCTTATTCCACTCACCACTGCTCAAAAGCGACTTATTGGGGCAACTTGGGTTTCGGGAATCACGCTAAAGATTACCTCAGAAAATAAAATGGATGAAGCGGTGGTTGAAGTTGAGCAGATTTTGCGGCGAATGCACCGCCTTTCTGAAAAGCAAGACAATGACTTTACCATTAGAAATCAGAGCGATATCATTTCTGCATTCTCAGAGACCTCGAAGATTATGTCCTTTCTTTTGGCAGGGTCTGCCATTGTCTCGTTAATTGTGGGAGGGATTGGTATCATGAATATTATGCTCGTGAGTGTTACCGAGCGAACTCGCGAAATTGGCATTCGAAAAGCAATCGGCGCCAAGCGATTGGATATTTTACTTCAATTCTTAATTGAATCTACCTTGCTTTCCATATTTGGAGGGGTCATTGGGGTGCTTTTAGGGATTGGCGTATCTGAACTTCTGAATGCAAATTCTACCTTTAAAACATTTGTGCCGATTGAATCCGTTCTTATCAGTGTTGCCTTTAGTGGATTGGTGGGGATTTTCTTTGGTCTTTACCCTGCAAGAAAAGCCGCGGCTTCCAATACAATTGAAGCCTTGCGTTACGAATAA
- a CDS encoding peptidylprolyl isomerase — translation MPIMSKMRDNMHIVLYVLVGAFLITIIFEWGMNYSSSGGRRNEAGRVNGKPVLFAEYDRAYRVMLDNYRQQMQGMEIDEQMDGRIREQAWENIIMQNLLEVEYKKLGIEVTDKEIVEAIYSPNPPEVIAQQFRDPATGLIDREKLQSAISDKRNKAAWVQVEEYISREKMYEKFQRTLSEAVFVSEEEARNRFKKQTEKLSAKYVLFDFSRLKPDSTFEVSESEISAYYREHKEEYKQEPSRTAKFVLFSNSATAEDTLKIREELQRLIPEFASAPNDTDFIAINSDSPIGAGKNYAIESLTEEQQALLYSPTIEKGKVIGPIEELGTMKLIKITGVETRPEPTIRASHILLKPQGESKSDTMKTIEEAKKLIAKIKAGAKFDSLAQMFSEDPGSGARGGDLGWFGKGRMVKPFEEASYKLKVGEVSAPVQSQFGIHIIKLTGKEDREVKAVELSRKITASATTLERQRRAASDYQYFATEEGFEKEAENRKLEVRETGSFQKNGFIFLLGFSPSVSRFAFAAKEGEISKVIEVKDGFTVVKVTGINDEGYRPLDESLQNEIKEKVRKEKKIAELREMAKGFIQKAGGDIDKLATLDQGLTVQTTGQVMYNSGMIPGLGRENALVGVLSETAVGKMTAPVEVQRGVAVAVLSEKIDGTEEEFNSQKEALMKQILREKKEQVMRAWVEGMKKKAEIEDNREAFYN, via the coding sequence ATGCCAATTATGTCTAAAATGCGCGATAACATGCACATCGTTCTGTATGTGCTAGTTGGCGCTTTTCTTATTACCATCATCTTTGAATGGGGTATGAATTACAGTTCTTCCGGTGGTCGTAGAAACGAAGCAGGAAGAGTCAATGGTAAACCGGTGCTTTTCGCTGAGTACGACCGTGCTTACCGCGTGATGCTCGATAACTACCGCCAGCAAATGCAAGGGATGGAAATTGATGAACAAATGGACGGAAGAATTCGAGAGCAAGCTTGGGAAAACATCATCATGCAAAACTTGCTTGAAGTCGAATACAAAAAACTTGGAATTGAAGTAACTGATAAAGAAATCGTTGAAGCCATATACAGCCCTAACCCTCCAGAGGTTATTGCACAGCAATTTCGCGATCCCGCAACAGGTCTGATTGATAGAGAAAAGCTTCAAAGCGCGATTTCCGATAAAAGAAATAAAGCCGCTTGGGTTCAAGTTGAAGAATACATTAGCCGCGAAAAAATGTATGAAAAATTTCAACGCACTTTATCGGAAGCAGTTTTTGTTTCTGAAGAAGAAGCTCGGAATCGATTCAAAAAGCAAACGGAAAAGCTTTCGGCAAAATATGTATTATTCGATTTCAGTAGGTTAAAGCCTGATAGCACTTTTGAAGTCTCTGAAAGTGAAATTTCAGCGTATTATCGTGAACACAAAGAAGAATACAAACAGGAGCCAAGCCGGACGGCCAAATTCGTATTGTTTTCAAATTCCGCAACTGCCGAAGACACCCTAAAGATTCGTGAGGAATTGCAACGTTTGATTCCTGAATTTGCGAGCGCTCCTAACGATACCGATTTTATCGCAATCAATAGCGATAGTCCAATCGGTGCAGGTAAAAATTATGCCATTGAATCACTTACCGAAGAGCAACAAGCATTGCTTTATTCCCCAACGATTGAAAAGGGGAAAGTGATTGGCCCTATTGAAGAATTGGGAACAATGAAACTCATTAAGATTACCGGCGTCGAAACACGCCCTGAACCAACCATTCGTGCTTCTCATATTCTGCTTAAGCCTCAAGGTGAGTCAAAGTCAGACACTATGAAAACCATTGAAGAAGCAAAAAAGCTAATTGCCAAAATCAAAGCCGGAGCAAAATTTGATAGTCTTGCTCAAATGTTTTCTGAAGACCCGGGATCGGGTGCAAGAGGCGGCGACTTGGGCTGGTTTGGGAAAGGTCGAATGGTCAAACCTTTTGAAGAAGCTTCCTATAAATTAAAAGTTGGTGAAGTTTCAGCACCGGTTCAATCGCAATTCGGAATTCATATCATTAAGCTTACTGGTAAAGAAGATCGTGAAGTGAAAGCTGTTGAACTGAGCCGAAAAATCACTGCAAGTGCCACAACTTTGGAAAGGCAACGACGCGCAGCAAGTGATTACCAATATTTTGCAACCGAAGAAGGGTTTGAAAAGGAAGCAGAGAATAGAAAGTTAGAAGTAAGAGAAACGGGTTCATTTCAAAAAAATGGATTCATTTTTCTTCTTGGCTTTAGCCCATCCGTTTCACGATTTGCTTTCGCTGCAAAAGAAGGTGAAATAAGCAAAGTTATTGAGGTTAAAGACGGATTTACCGTTGTAAAAGTTACGGGAATAAACGATGAAGGTTACCGCCCGTTGGATGAATCGCTTCAAAATGAAATCAAAGAAAAGGTTCGAAAAGAGAAAAAAATTGCCGAACTCCGCGAGATGGCAAAAGGATTCATTCAAAAGGCCGGCGGTGATATCGATAAACTTGCTACTTTAGACCAAGGGTTAACCGTTCAAACAACCGGACAAGTGATGTATAATTCGGGTATGATTCCGGGTCTTGGTCGTGAAAATGCGCTTGTGGGTGTTTTATCCGAAACCGCTGTTGGAAAAATGACCGCACCTGTTGAAGTTCAACGCGGTGTCGCTGTTGCTGTCCTTTCAGAAAAAATTGACGGAACCGAAGAGGAATTCAATTCACAGAAAGAAGCATTAATGAAACAGATTTTACGCGAAAAGAAAGAACAAGTCATGCGCGCTTGGGTGGAAGGAATGAAGAAGAAAGCAGAAATCGAAGATAACCGCGAAGCGTTTTATAACTAA
- a CDS encoding DUF1800 domain-containing protein has protein sequence MKIVALFLFIVAFFATKESLASNYPNFSSRKVGLITPSRKSEFPYQKAGITEREAAAHLLSRFTFGVRKNEVDEVLKIGLDQWFEAQMNPKSEPKGLDSVLSEMKSLSLEVDEIAVQYVQLGKLLREAYKKGILKEEDVAQIDRKKLREKLIPFAKENGYKLETELLEELSAQKLFRAVYSNNQLHEVLTDFWFNHFNVSYTKGQARGYVYHYEREAIRPFVLKDFQSMLFATAKHPAMLLYLDNAQSLAPDCAETLMMYKVNEIRRNPRMKAFLPQIEAGLENQRRFQEELEAKLPEIVKNNRPRRGINENYARELMELHTLGVDGGYSQKDVVEVARALTGWTLYPLGKRAEQIERRIERGKNVGFVRDGNFLFRSDTHDAGEKVILGKKFEKGGGLEEGEAVLTMLAHHPSTAKHIAKKLAIRFISDNPSEETILALSKSFEKNNGNLKELTRAILLTDEFWAEAKKKSKIKSPFEYAVSAIRGSGAELKNPIPTLRWIAQMGQQIYAYSAPTGFPDRAEAWVNSGSLINRMNFATNLTRAKIRGVSLDYETFTEGKEPESLEAALRQYAEVLLPSRKTEETIKLLIPILSRPDFEEKLKNYSEEIPKPVKSMQVADSMSSSGEISDEMREFALIEKINADDESQTLEVQKKKAMEKKNKKPRGESKPIMNSTYEETARILALIIGSPEFQRR, from the coding sequence ATGAAAATTGTAGCATTGTTTTTATTTATCGTTGCTTTTTTTGCAACAAAAGAAAGTTTGGCTTCAAATTACCCAAATTTTTCGAGCAGAAAAGTTGGCCTTATTACCCCAAGTCGAAAATCAGAATTTCCTTATCAAAAGGCAGGAATCACAGAACGGGAAGCCGCGGCGCATTTGCTTTCACGATTTACTTTCGGTGTCAGAAAAAATGAGGTAGATGAAGTGCTGAAAATTGGGCTTGATCAATGGTTTGAAGCCCAAATGAACCCTAAATCCGAACCAAAAGGGCTTGATTCAGTTCTATCCGAAATGAAGTCTCTCTCATTGGAGGTCGATGAAATTGCGGTTCAATATGTCCAACTGGGGAAATTGCTTCGAGAAGCTTACAAAAAGGGAATTCTAAAAGAAGAGGATGTCGCTCAGATTGATCGAAAAAAACTCCGTGAAAAACTTATTCCCTTCGCGAAAGAAAACGGATACAAATTAGAAACCGAACTCTTAGAAGAGTTATCAGCCCAAAAACTCTTTCGCGCAGTTTATTCCAATAATCAACTTCACGAGGTTCTCACCGATTTTTGGTTTAATCATTTCAATGTCTCTTACACAAAAGGCCAAGCCCGTGGGTATGTCTATCACTATGAACGAGAAGCCATTCGCCCATTTGTTCTGAAAGACTTCCAATCGATGCTATTTGCAACCGCTAAACACCCGGCAATGCTTTTGTATCTCGATAATGCACAATCACTCGCCCCTGATTGTGCCGAAACGCTTATGATGTATAAGGTCAACGAGATTCGAAGAAACCCACGAATGAAAGCGTTTCTTCCCCAAATCGAAGCCGGGCTAGAAAACCAAAGGCGATTTCAAGAAGAATTGGAAGCTAAACTTCCGGAAATCGTTAAAAACAATCGCCCGAGAAGAGGCATTAATGAGAATTATGCTCGCGAACTAATGGAATTGCATACCCTTGGCGTTGATGGCGGTTATTCTCAAAAAGATGTCGTTGAAGTTGCAAGAGCATTAACGGGCTGGACTCTTTACCCACTAGGAAAACGCGCAGAGCAAATTGAAAGGAGAATTGAACGAGGAAAAAATGTTGGCTTTGTTCGCGATGGAAATTTCCTTTTCCGTTCAGATACACACGATGCCGGTGAAAAAGTTATCCTTGGAAAAAAATTTGAAAAAGGCGGCGGTCTTGAAGAAGGTGAAGCAGTACTTACGATGCTTGCCCACCATCCATCAACTGCAAAGCATATTGCAAAAAAACTTGCAATTCGATTTATCTCCGATAACCCATCTGAAGAAACCATTCTTGCACTTTCAAAATCCTTTGAAAAAAATAATGGAAACTTGAAAGAACTTACTCGAGCCATCCTTCTAACCGATGAATTTTGGGCGGAAGCAAAAAAGAAAAGCAAAATCAAATCCCCTTTTGAATATGCAGTCAGTGCGATTCGTGGAAGCGGTGCAGAACTGAAAAACCCAATTCCAACCCTTCGATGGATTGCTCAAATGGGGCAACAAATCTATGCTTACTCTGCCCCAACCGGTTTCCCTGATCGAGCAGAAGCGTGGGTGAATAGCGGCTCATTAATTAACCGGATGAATTTTGCAACCAACCTCACAAGGGCTAAAATCAGAGGCGTTTCACTTGATTACGAAACCTTCACCGAAGGAAAAGAGCCGGAGTCTCTTGAAGCTGCACTCCGTCAGTATGCCGAAGTGCTATTGCCTTCACGAAAAACAGAAGAAACCATAAAACTCTTAATTCCAATCTTATCAAGACCGGATTTTGAAGAGAAGCTAAAGAACTATTCTGAGGAGATTCCGAAACCCGTCAAATCAATGCAAGTTGCTGATTCAATGAGTTCATCAGGAGAAATCTCAGATGAAATGCGTGAATTCGCCCTAATTGAAAAAATCAATGCTGATGATGAATCGCAAACCCTTGAAGTCCAAAAGAAAAAAGCAATGGAGAAAAAAAACAAAAAACCAAGGGGAGAATCAAAACCAATAATGAATTCGACTTATGAAGAAACCGCGCGAATTCTTGCCCTCATTATCGGGTCTCCAGAGTTTCAAAGGCGTTAA